A genomic stretch from Oscillospiraceae bacterium includes:
- a CDS encoding PcfB family protein — protein MQDQVNEKAVALSVKGVKITGRLLAKAMRAFLQQARASPKSKQGKQSIKSLTKQGASLSNIEISGDNIGTFQKTARKYNVDFALKRDDSEAPPKWFVFFKAKDADALTAAFGEYSKITLREKERKPSVIASLEKFIEAAKSIAAPVRNRSKGGHEL, from the coding sequence ATGCAAGACCAAGTAAACGAAAAAGCCGTCGCGCTCTCCGTCAAAGGCGTGAAGATAACGGGGCGGCTGCTCGCAAAGGCTATGCGGGCGTTTTTGCAACAGGCGCGGGCGTCCCCCAAATCCAAGCAAGGCAAGCAGAGTATAAAGTCGCTCACGAAACAGGGCGCGAGCCTGTCCAACATTGAAATCAGCGGTGACAACATCGGCACATTCCAAAAGACCGCCCGAAAGTACAATGTTGACTTCGCCCTCAAACGCGACGATTCCGAAGCTCCGCCCAAATGGTTCGTGTTCTTCAAGGCGAAGGACGCGGACGCGCTCACGGCGGCGTTTGGCGAGTACAGCAAAATCACGCTGCGCGAAAAAGAGCGCAAGCCCTCTGTCATCGCGAGCTTGGAGAAGTTTATCGAAGCCGCGAAAAGCATTGCCGCCCCTGTCAGGAATCGGAGCAAGGGAGGGCATGAATTGTGA
- a CDS encoding type IV secretory system conjugative DNA transfer family protein, with amino-acid sequence MVIDTSKIKRFALPNLPYVFLFWLFDKLGEAYRLASGRDMLHKFIATTATLNTTIARPAPSFDTFDLLIGLIGAAAVYAAVLYKKHNARKWRKDREYGSARWGNKADIEPFVDPKPDNNISLTASESLMLNGRPKNPKHARNKNVLIVGGSGSGKTRFWLKPNLMNLHSSYCITDPKGQILVECGKLLQRGGPKLRKKLGKDGKPLKDKNGNDVTEIVRGKNGKIVYQPYEIKVLNTIDFKKSMRYNPFVYIRGEKDILKFTTALIANTKGEDAKSGEDFWVKAEVLLYCALIGYIHYEGRPEEKNMNTLVRFINAMEVREEDETYQNAVDLMFERL; translated from the coding sequence ATTGTGATAGACACAAGTAAAATTAAGCGGTTCGCGTTGCCCAATCTGCCGTATGTGTTCCTGTTTTGGCTGTTCGACAAGCTCGGCGAGGCGTACAGGCTTGCTTCGGGGCGCGATATGCTCCACAAGTTCATTGCCACGACAGCGACGCTTAATACAACAATCGCCCGCCCCGCGCCGTCCTTCGATACGTTCGATTTGCTGATCGGACTGATCGGCGCGGCGGCGGTTTACGCGGCGGTTCTGTACAAGAAGCATAACGCCCGCAAATGGCGCAAAGACCGCGAGTACGGCTCAGCCCGTTGGGGCAACAAGGCCGACATTGAGCCGTTCGTTGACCCTAAGCCCGACAACAACATCAGTCTGACGGCAAGCGAAAGCCTGATGCTCAACGGCAGGCCAAAGAATCCCAAACACGCGCGGAACAAAAACGTGCTGATTGTGGGCGGTTCGGGCAGCGGCAAGACGAGGTTCTGGCTGAAGCCCAACCTTATGAACCTCCACAGCTCGTATTGCATTACCGACCCGAAAGGCCAAATTCTGGTCGAGTGCGGGAAGCTCTTGCAGCGCGGAGGGCCGAAATTACGGAAGAAGCTCGGCAAGGACGGCAAGCCGCTGAAAGACAAAAACGGCAACGACGTTACGGAGATTGTGCGCGGCAAGAATGGCAAAATCGTGTATCAGCCTTATGAAATCAAGGTTCTGAACACGATTGACTTCAAAAAGTCGATGCGCTACAACCCGTTCGTGTACATTCGGGGCGAGAAGGACATACTGAAATTCACCACGGCTCTTATTGCAAATACGAAGGGCGAGGACGCCAAGAGCGGTGAGGATTTTTGGGTCAAAGCAGAAGTGTTGCTGTACTGCGCCCTTATCGGCTACATTCACTATGAGGGGCGGCCGGAGGAAAAGAATATGAACACGCTTGTCAGGTTCATCAACGCGATGGAGGTTCGCGAGGAAGATGAGACATACCAAAACGCCGTGGATTTGATGTTTGAACGGCTGAA
- the cas5e gene encoding type I-E CRISPR-associated protein Cas5/CasD, giving the protein MTILLRLAAPLQSWGVGSKFDRRGTERVPTKSGVIGLCAAAIGISRENKEKIHELSSLKFGVRVDRPGVLLRDYHTAKSGKTAYVTNRYYLADAKFTAGLEGVEALLHDIDAALRRPAFPLFLGRRSCPPEGKVALGIVKESLLDALRTDAGWEYISYDGDGVYLVRDVPVSFSQIRREYGFRCVEQISAEKQIGEIEDEIDWFKESEMP; this is encoded by the coding sequence ATGACCATACTTCTTAGGCTGGCTGCGCCGCTCCAGTCTTGGGGAGTCGGCAGCAAATTCGACCGACGCGGCACTGAGCGTGTTCCTACGAAGAGCGGGGTCATCGGTTTGTGTGCGGCCGCTATAGGTATTTCACGCGAGAACAAAGAGAAAATACATGAGCTTTCTTCCCTGAAATTTGGTGTGCGCGTGGACAGGCCGGGTGTATTGTTGCGTGACTATCATACGGCGAAGAGTGGGAAAACAGCCTATGTTACAAATCGGTACTACCTGGCGGATGCAAAATTTACGGCGGGGTTGGAGGGAGTAGAAGCTCTTCTCCATGATATTGACGCGGCATTACGTCGACCGGCGTTTCCCCTATTTTTGGGAAGAAGAAGTTGTCCGCCTGAGGGGAAAGTCGCGCTCGGGATCGTAAAAGAGTCGTTGCTTGACGCGTTGAGAACCGACGCCGGATGGGAATATATTTCTTATGATGGCGATGGTGTTTATTTGGTTCGTGATGTACCCGTAAGTTTCAGCCAAATACGGCGCGAATACGGCTTCCGTTGTGTGGAACAAATCTCCGCAGAAAAGCAAATTGGTGAAATTGAAGATGAAATAGATTGGTTTAAAGAATCGGAGATGCCATGA
- the cas6e gene encoding type I-E CRISPR-associated protein Cas6/Cse3/CasE yields MYISRIELDATRRETLRALASPSVLHGALERCFDGERRHPLWRIDMLCGKVYLLIVSAVPPNLLSIKRQFCLPESAGETRDYTPVLTRIHEDDAMRFRLLANPVHRFIENGVKKIVAHQTPEHQRGWLRSKAQKCGFSLQDGAFDAVSEGWKRFRKADGSFVEIKTVAFEGVLTVTDATILRDALTDGIGRAKAYGCGLLTLARGNANEQ; encoded by the coding sequence ATGTATATTTCACGAATTGAATTGGACGCTACGCGACGTGAAACGCTCCGTGCACTTGCATCGCCATCTGTACTGCACGGAGCGCTTGAGCGTTGTTTTGATGGTGAACGAAGGCATCCACTTTGGCGAATTGACATGTTATGCGGAAAGGTATATTTGCTGATAGTAAGCGCGGTACCACCGAATTTATTATCTATAAAAAGGCAATTCTGTTTGCCTGAAAGTGCCGGTGAAACACGTGATTACACACCAGTACTTACTCGAATTCATGAAGACGATGCCATGCGTTTTCGACTCCTTGCAAATCCTGTACATAGGTTTATAGAAAATGGCGTGAAGAAAATTGTTGCGCATCAAACACCAGAACATCAGCGCGGATGGCTTCGCTCAAAGGCCCAGAAGTGCGGCTTTTCGCTCCAAGACGGAGCGTTTGATGCAGTGTCTGAAGGGTGGAAACGATTTCGGAAAGCGGACGGGAGTTTTGTGGAAATCAAAACTGTGGCTTTTGAAGGTGTGTTGACGGTAACAGATGCGACCATTCTCCGCGATGCTCTCACCGATGGCATCGGACGGGCGAAGGCTTATGGCTGCGGACTTTTGACACTTGCAAGGGGCAATGCCAATGAACAGTAA
- the cas2e gene encoding type I-E CRISPR-associated endoribonuclease Cas2e yields the protein MMMVLSLTDCPNALRGDLTRWLFEIDTNVYVGSVSARVRDELWKRVTENAKSGRAVLVYPAKNEQGLEFRVHNNRWEIRDFDGLTLMFRPFDTHMSGEERLKPGFSNAAKNHRARRFSSHAVLRGSAEKGASLLRGEAEYIVLDIETTGLDHSKDEIVEIGALRVESGEVTAVFKQILAIEVALPPAISKLTGITDEEIRHSGRDPFDIMRELAEFTGDLPIVSHNVDFDIGFLRNACRKMGLPLPVNRCIDTLVLARRRVKDVVDHKLGTLAEHFGIERSGEHRGYDDCLTVKRLYEELMKLG from the coding sequence ATGATGATGGTATTGTCACTTACTGATTGTCCAAATGCACTTCGCGGGGATCTCACGCGATGGCTTTTTGAAATCGACACAAATGTCTATGTGGGCAGTGTCAGCGCACGCGTACGCGACGAGCTCTGGAAGAGGGTCACTGAAAACGCCAAGTCTGGCCGTGCGGTACTCGTCTATCCCGCGAAAAACGAGCAAGGGTTGGAATTTCGTGTCCACAATAACCGTTGGGAGATTCGGGATTTTGATGGGTTGACACTTATGTTTCGCCCGTTTGATACACATATGTCTGGAGAAGAACGGCTGAAACCGGGATTTTCAAATGCGGCGAAAAACCACAGAGCACGTCGTTTTTCCAGTCACGCCGTTTTGCGGGGGTCAGCGGAAAAGGGCGCCTCGCTGTTACGAGGTGAGGCGGAGTATATAGTTCTCGACATAGAAACGACCGGTCTGGATCATTCAAAAGACGAGATTGTAGAAATTGGGGCGCTCCGAGTCGAAAGCGGTGAGGTGACCGCGGTGTTTAAGCAAATACTTGCGATTGAGGTAGCGCTGCCGCCGGCGATTTCTAAACTGACAGGTATTACAGACGAAGAAATCAGGCACAGTGGCAGAGACCCGTTTGACATCATGCGTGAGCTCGCGGAATTTACAGGTGATTTGCCGATTGTGTCTCACAACGTGGATTTTGATATAGGATTTCTGAGAAATGCCTGCAGAAAAATGGGACTGCCGCTGCCTGTAAACCGGTGTATTGATACGCTTGTATTGGCTCGCCGACGAGTAAAAGATGTTGTCGACCACAAGCTCGGAACACTTGCGGAGCATTTCGGAATCGAGCGAAGCGGGGAACACCGTGGGTATGATGACTGCCTGACGGTAAAGCGATTATATGAAGAGCTGATGAAATTGGGATGA
- the cas7e gene encoding type I-E CRISPR-associated protein Cas7/Cse4/CasC has protein sequence MNNNRLYIDIHILQTVPPSCINRDDVGAPKTAVYGGVTRARVSSQSWKKAVRDIFSKELAENEVGVRTKRIADMVAKEIYALNPEYDKTAVKTDAEKVLQLAGLQEKSTKAGKDAPLFFMSVSQAKALAKLVVEDEILKSDAKDMQKKKGTDPKAQKALTDNPAIDVALFGRMVADDPGLNTDATTQVAHAISTHKVENEFDYFTAVDDFPAEEKTDAGAGMIGTVEFNSSTLYRYATVAVHDLQRKLGAATAKAVGTFVDVFARAMPTGKQNTFANRTIPDAVLVTIRGDQPVNFVGAFENPVKPKNGYFAGSVEQLIKKVNETYSDWLAEPEKSFVVGAALGAPDVLAALGTTVEKVKLDALAKKIEEYLNDHTS, from the coding sequence ATGAACAATAATAGGCTTTATATCGACATCCACATACTCCAGACAGTGCCGCCGAGTTGCATAAACCGGGACGATGTCGGAGCGCCCAAAACGGCGGTTTATGGCGGTGTAACGCGCGCGCGTGTGTCAAGCCAGTCGTGGAAAAAGGCTGTGCGAGATATATTCAGTAAGGAGCTTGCCGAGAACGAAGTCGGCGTTCGCACGAAGCGAATCGCAGATATGGTCGCGAAAGAAATCTATGCGCTGAACCCGGAGTATGACAAAACTGCCGTCAAGACGGATGCAGAAAAAGTATTGCAGCTCGCTGGTCTTCAGGAAAAGAGCACGAAAGCCGGAAAGGATGCGCCATTGTTCTTTATGAGCGTATCGCAGGCGAAAGCACTCGCAAAACTCGTTGTCGAGGATGAAATTCTGAAAAGCGACGCCAAAGACATGCAAAAGAAGAAAGGAACGGATCCAAAAGCGCAGAAGGCGCTGACCGATAATCCTGCTATTGACGTCGCGCTGTTTGGACGAATGGTTGCGGACGATCCAGGGCTGAATACAGATGCGACAACGCAGGTTGCGCATGCAATTTCAACGCATAAGGTCGAAAATGAATTTGACTATTTTACCGCCGTAGACGACTTTCCAGCTGAAGAAAAAACCGATGCTGGAGCGGGGATGATCGGCACGGTAGAGTTCAACTCATCGACACTGTATCGCTACGCGACTGTGGCGGTGCATGATCTGCAGAGAAAACTCGGCGCCGCCACGGCGAAGGCTGTAGGTACTTTTGTGGACGTATTTGCACGGGCTATGCCAACAGGTAAGCAAAACACCTTCGCAAACCGTACGATTCCCGATGCGGTACTTGTCACAATTCGGGGGGATCAGCCGGTAAACTTTGTTGGTGCTTTTGAAAATCCGGTGAAGCCTAAAAATGGATACTTTGCGGGCTCTGTCGAACAGCTGATTAAAAAGGTTAATGAGACATATTCGGATTGGCTTGCGGAGCCGGAAAAGTCTTTTGTTGTGGGTGCCGCGCTCGGTGCGCCTGATGTGCTTGCTGCGCTTGGTACGACGGTAGAAAAGGTCAAGCTGGATGCTCTTGCCAAGAAAATTGAGGAATACTTAAATGACCATACTTCTTAG
- the casB gene encoding type I-E CRISPR-associated protein Cse2/CasB, producing the protein MNKAWEARLVSGCVKRKIETLTQRGESVARASLAKLRRGVGKPPWSIPALWGLVFADVPDKLSSDHARQIAEENAIYTAITLYALHQQSSDVKQSPMSISGISLGAAARKLASARDGDQWGEGPVRRRFVDAAASDSTKEFAQHLRGFVQLLRAEGIPLDYPALAEDLYWFHFLKTRDDVRRQWGLDFYRNKNADMTNNEEEEKRNEQ; encoded by the coding sequence TTGAACAAAGCATGGGAAGCAAGGCTTGTGTCTGGATGTGTAAAGAGGAAGATTGAAACGCTCACACAGCGTGGAGAGTCCGTAGCGCGGGCATCGCTTGCCAAACTGAGGCGCGGGGTGGGAAAACCGCCGTGGAGCATACCGGCGCTTTGGGGATTGGTATTTGCGGATGTGCCTGACAAGCTCTCCAGCGACCACGCCAGACAGATAGCGGAGGAAAACGCGATATATACGGCGATCACGCTTTACGCGTTACATCAGCAGAGCAGCGACGTGAAGCAGTCGCCAATGAGCATTTCGGGCATATCGCTGGGCGCTGCAGCGCGTAAGCTCGCGTCAGCGCGCGATGGCGATCAGTGGGGCGAGGGACCTGTGCGGCGAAGATTTGTTGACGCGGCAGCCTCGGATAGTACAAAGGAGTTTGCTCAGCATCTGCGCGGATTTGTACAGCTGCTGAGGGCTGAGGGAATACCGCTCGATTATCCTGCGCTCGCGGAGGATCTGTACTGGTTTCATTTTCTGAAAACTCGTGATGATGTGCGCCGCCAGTGGGGCCTCGACTTTTACAGGAACAAAAATGCAGATATGACGAATAATGAAGAGGAGGAAAAACGCAATGAACAATAA
- the cas1e gene encoding type I-E CRISPR-associated endonuclease Cas1e — MNSNISGLEKAGLQALPQMRDRLSFLYVEHSKINRQDGAITLTDARGTVHVPAASLGVLMLGPGTDISHRAMELIGDSGTSVVWLGERGVRYYAHGRPLTHSARFLIRQAELVSNVRSRAAVAREMYTMRFPGEDVSKLTMQQLRGREGARVRAVYRKMSKCTGIPWNGREYDPDHFESGDAVNQALSAAHACLYGLCHSAIVALGCSPGLGFVHTGHERSFVYDIADLYKADITIPVAFEMAADSDGDSDIGGKTRRAVRDKIADGRILERCVKDIRLLLLEESAAEDEPEVEILRLWDDRIGEVESGKSYS, encoded by the coding sequence ATGAACAGTAATATCTCCGGGCTTGAAAAAGCAGGGCTCCAGGCATTGCCGCAGATGCGTGACCGTCTCTCGTTTTTATATGTTGAACACAGTAAAATCAACAGACAAGACGGCGCCATTACGCTGACGGATGCGCGCGGAACAGTGCATGTTCCGGCGGCGTCACTTGGGGTGCTCATGCTTGGGCCGGGAACGGATATATCACATCGCGCCATGGAGCTCATTGGCGATTCCGGAACATCTGTTGTCTGGCTTGGGGAGCGCGGAGTGCGGTATTACGCGCATGGGCGTCCGCTCACACATTCCGCACGGTTTCTCATTCGGCAGGCTGAACTTGTGAGCAATGTGCGAAGCCGCGCCGCCGTGGCACGGGAGATGTATACCATGAGGTTTCCCGGTGAAGATGTTTCAAAGCTGACAATGCAGCAGCTTCGCGGACGCGAAGGCGCACGTGTACGCGCCGTATATCGAAAAATGTCGAAGTGCACGGGCATTCCGTGGAATGGTCGCGAGTATGACCCTGATCATTTTGAGTCGGGTGACGCGGTAAATCAGGCGCTGTCGGCAGCTCACGCCTGTCTTTATGGGTTGTGTCACAGCGCAATTGTGGCGCTTGGCTGTTCGCCTGGTTTGGGGTTTGTGCACACTGGTCATGAACGCTCATTCGTATACGACATCGCAGATTTATATAAGGCAGATATTACAATTCCTGTGGCTTTTGAGATGGCGGCCGACAGCGACGGCGACAGCGACATCGGCGGCAAAACAAGACGCGCTGTGCGTGACAAGATTGCAGACGGGCGGATTCTTGAGCGGTGTGTGAAAGATATTCGTCTGTTGTTACTTGAAGAATCTGCAGCGGAGGACGAGCCAGAGGTTGAGATATTACGTCTATGGGACGACAGGATTGGTGAAGTTGAAAGCGGAAAGAGTTATTCATGA
- a CDS encoding AAA family ATPase yields MGKTIFIGARKGGVGKTMTAASLGVGLARKGKKTLVIDADSQHSLTVSLGVKEPDKLQFTLATAMNRIISETDFSPTDGIIHHAEGVDLLPASDGLTGIELALAPLIGRETVLRRYIEAVKPLYDFILIDTAPTLDLLTVNALAASDSVIIPVAPKFLDAKGLELLLKSIAQIRRQINPALSIEGILLTMVDRRANFTREIISLVENAYGGNIRIFSEYIPRSVRAAETSARGISIFKHDPNGKVAAAYAALAEGVLGYAA; encoded by the coding sequence ATGGGCAAAACAATCTTTATCGGAGCCAGAAAGGGCGGCGTGGGTAAGACAATGACCGCCGCAAGCCTTGGCGTGGGACTTGCCCGCAAGGGCAAAAAGACGCTCGTCATAGACGCGGATAGCCAGCATTCCCTCACCGTGAGTCTCGGCGTGAAGGAACCGGACAAACTCCAGTTCACGCTCGCTACAGCCATGAACCGCATCATCAGCGAAACGGATTTCAGTCCCACGGACGGAATCATTCACCACGCTGAGGGCGTGGATTTGCTCCCCGCCAGCGACGGCCTGACGGGTATCGAACTGGCTCTCGCGCCGCTCATCGGGCGGGAAACCGTGTTACGGCGGTATATCGAAGCAGTGAAGCCGCTGTACGACTTCATCTTAATTGATACCGCGCCGACCCTTGACCTGCTGACCGTAAACGCACTCGCCGCCTCGGACAGCGTGATCATTCCCGTCGCGCCAAAATTTCTGGACGCGAAAGGGCTGGAGCTTCTGCTGAAAAGCATCGCGCAGATACGGCGGCAAATCAATCCCGCACTCTCCATTGAGGGCATACTGCTGACGATGGTAGACCGCAGAGCGAACTTTACGCGGGAAATTATCTCGCTCGTTGAGAACGCATACGGCGGCAACATCCGTATTTTCAGCGAATATATCCCGCGCTCTGTCCGTGCCGCCGAAACGTCGGCTCGCGGAATCAGTATCTTTAAGCATGATCCGAACGGTAAGGTCGCGGCGGCGTATGCCGCGCTCGCGGAGGGGGTGCTTGGTTATGCCGCGTAA
- a CDS encoding toprim domain-containing protein — protein MAGVSKEQIERAKAMPLLDYLLSHEGDNFKRVGNAYYRRDPDHNSLEVSNNLWHWHSHGIGGNIIDYLIKINGYSFVDAVRHLAGDDCSASYTIPKAWPIPPKARPPTAPLEPTAANNPPERSQFNLPPRNCDNNRAIAYLESRGIDKSLILDAIRRGCLYETAIHHNACFVGRDESGKARFAALRGTVGSFKRDADGSDKKFGFCLPPNERGCKTAIVFESPIDALSHMALFPDVDGYRLSLGGTALSALTRFLDVHKEITNITVCTDNDASGNACADKIAEAWDVSAIRELPKQGKDWNEFLQITQKSEVKEMEDVRKEIVFRDSGHKPLFTVKDGDSIKITVAYNGEELICKCRWIDEAHTKIGSEYYHNDEFSEKAAKVGNRYEAVPNPRPKIDVLAAKYGEDLQAVEIPMTEAAVRKLVGGNYTMETLYNWDKKYIFGALVRGKDGIAVCGIGGGNNDTLTSLHPYHAQTYKRELSPATPPQPRKVSLLDELEATQKEVAATNAAKAPGDKPRKRDERS, from the coding sequence ATGGCGGGAGTGAGCAAAGAGCAGATTGAACGGGCGAAAGCCATGCCGTTGCTTGATTATCTGCTCTCTCACGAGGGCGATAACTTTAAGCGCGTTGGCAATGCCTACTACCGTCGCGATCCCGACCACAATTCGCTGGAAGTGAGCAATAATCTTTGGCATTGGCACAGCCACGGCATTGGCGGCAACATCATTGATTACCTCATAAAAATCAACGGGTACAGTTTTGTGGATGCAGTACGGCATTTGGCGGGCGATGATTGTTCCGCTTCATACACCATTCCAAAAGCCTGGCCAATCCCGCCGAAAGCAAGACCGCCCACTGCCCCATTGGAACCAACCGCCGCCAACAATCCGCCGGAAAGGAGCCAGTTCAATTTGCCACCGCGAAACTGCGACAACAACCGGGCTATCGCCTATCTCGAAAGCCGCGGCATTGATAAGTCCCTGATTCTTGACGCTATCCGGCGCGGTTGCCTTTATGAAACGGCAATCCATCACAACGCCTGTTTTGTAGGACGTGACGAGAGCGGCAAAGCTCGATTCGCCGCTTTGCGCGGCACGGTCGGCAGTTTCAAGCGAGACGCGGACGGCAGCGATAAAAAATTCGGTTTCTGCCTGCCGCCGAATGAGCGCGGCTGCAAGACAGCTATCGTCTTTGAATCGCCCATCGACGCGCTAAGCCACATGGCTCTTTTCCCCGACGTTGACGGCTATCGGTTGTCGCTGGGCGGCACGGCGTTATCGGCGCTGACGCGGTTTCTCGATGTTCATAAGGAAATTACGAACATCACCGTCTGCACGGATAACGACGCGTCGGGCAACGCTTGCGCAGACAAAATCGCGGAAGCATGGGACGTTTCAGCCATTCGAGAGCTGCCAAAGCAGGGCAAGGACTGGAATGAATTTTTACAAATCACGCAGAAATCAGAGGTGAAAGAAATGGAAGACGTTCGGAAAGAGATTGTGTTTCGGGACAGCGGCCATAAACCGCTGTTCACGGTTAAAGACGGCGACAGCATTAAAATCACAGTCGCTTACAACGGCGAGGAATTGATATGCAAGTGCCGCTGGATTGACGAGGCGCACACGAAAATCGGCAGCGAATATTACCACAACGATGAGTTCTCCGAAAAGGCGGCGAAAGTAGGCAACAGATATGAAGCCGTGCCGAATCCAAGGCCGAAGATTGACGTTCTCGCTGCGAAGTACGGAGAGGACTTGCAAGCCGTTGAAATCCCGATGACGGAAGCGGCTGTCAGAAAGCTCGTCGGCGGCAATTACACGATGGAGACGCTGTATAATTGGGACAAGAAATACATTTTCGGCGCTTTGGTGCGCGGAAAGGACGGCATAGCGGTATGCGGGATTGGCGGCGGGAACAACGACACGCTCACCAGTCTGCACCCGTACCACGCGCAGACGTACAAGCGCGAATTAAGCCCGGCAACACCGCCGCAGCCGCGAAAGGTGTCTTTGCTCGACGAGCTTGAGGCGACGCAAAAAGAGGTCGCCGCGACAAACGCCGCGAAAGCGCCGGGCGATAAGCCAAGAAAACGCGACGAGCGTTCTTGA
- a CDS encoding ParB/RepB/Spo0J family partition protein codes for MPRNQTAGTLALAGFDDIFSPTGKVLTMRGEQIVELPLPELFPPDFHPFQINDDAEMERLAESVKEYGVREPGLVRPRADGGYELLVGNRRKRACELAGKANLPVIIRELTDDEAAIIMVDSNLLHRERILPSEKAWAYHIEMEALNHSGVRGRQHSYQVMEAKTGEKKNQIFRYIRLTELIDALLDKVDANKLAFNPAVELSYLSIPEQTAVADAMARYEVKPSLSQAVRLKKLKQDGTLTTETIDAVLSEDKKLHKGEPAGSLRFRRFFPPEYSPKQMETVIIGLLADWKARVAG; via the coding sequence ATGCCGCGTAATCAGACAGCCGGAACCCTCGCCCTCGCGGGATTTGATGACATTTTCAGTCCAACAGGCAAGGTCTTGACCATGCGGGGCGAGCAAATCGTTGAACTGCCGCTCCCCGAACTGTTCCCGCCTGACTTCCACCCGTTTCAAATCAACGACGACGCGGAGATGGAGCGGCTTGCCGAAAGCGTTAAGGAATACGGCGTCCGAGAGCCGGGACTTGTCCGTCCGAGAGCGGACGGTGGCTATGAGCTGCTCGTCGGCAACCGCCGCAAGAGAGCGTGTGAACTGGCTGGAAAAGCGAATCTGCCCGTCATAATCCGCGAACTCACGGACGATGAAGCCGCCATCATCATGGTCGATTCCAACCTCCTGCACAGGGAGCGGATTCTGCCCAGCGAAAAGGCGTGGGCGTATCATATAGAAATGGAAGCGCTGAACCACAGCGGCGTCAGGGGAAGACAGCACTCGTATCAGGTTATGGAGGCGAAAACCGGCGAGAAGAAAAACCAAATCTTCCGCTATATCCGGCTTACCGAACTGATTGACGCCCTGCTCGACAAAGTTGACGCGAATAAACTCGCGTTCAACCCCGCCGTGGAACTGTCATATCTGTCCATACCGGAGCAGACCGCCGTCGCGGACGCGATGGCGCGGTACGAGGTCAAACCCTCGCTCTCGCAAGCTGTTCGGCTGAAAAAGCTGAAGCAAGACGGGACGCTTACCACCGAGACTATTGACGCGGTACTCTCAGAGGACAAAAAGCTACACAAAGGCGAGCCGGCAGGTTCCCTGCGGTTCCGGCGATTTTTCCCGCCGGAATACTCGCCCAAACAGATGGAGACGGTAATAATTGGTCTGCTGGCAGACTGGAAAGCGAGGGTGGCGGGATGA